In Streptomyces sp. NBC_00414, a single window of DNA contains:
- a CDS encoding MFS transporter — MSVPAAPLDAPPGQPRKAATAAWIGSALEYYDFFIYGSAAALIFPEVFFDESDPATATLLSLATFGVAYAARPIGALFLGHFGDKVGRKKIMVFTLILMGLSTFLIGCLPTRDQVGTLAPVLLVLCRVLQGISAAGEQASANSMSLEHAPPDKRGFFTSFTLSGTQGGQLLATLVFIPVAAMPEDQLLAWGWRIPFWMSIAVAVVGYVIRRTLEETPTFTQQAATEGVAKMPLAVLMREHWADVLRVVAAALVASVSTIFTVWALAYATSDAVGMDRTSMLWVGALANLVALGAIPLWATLSDRIGRRPVFLIGAAGSGVLMFLYLWAISTGSYPLILVLGIVTFGVVYSAANGVWPSFYGEMFSTRVRLSGMAIGTQIGFAVAGFAVTFAAQIAGPDGDDWLSVALFTAALCVPPVIAALTARETHKVPTEQLGERTRQESPDVLSPSGV; from the coding sequence GTGTCCGTCCCCGCAGCACCCCTCGACGCGCCACCCGGCCAGCCGCGGAAGGCCGCGACCGCCGCCTGGATCGGCAGCGCGCTGGAGTACTACGACTTCTTCATCTACGGCAGCGCGGCCGCGCTGATCTTCCCGGAGGTCTTCTTCGACGAGTCCGACCCGGCCACCGCGACCCTGCTGTCGCTGGCCACGTTCGGTGTCGCGTACGCGGCCCGCCCGATCGGGGCGCTGTTCCTCGGGCACTTCGGTGACAAGGTCGGCCGCAAGAAGATCATGGTCTTCACGCTGATCCTGATGGGCCTCTCCACGTTCCTCATCGGCTGCCTCCCGACACGCGACCAGGTCGGCACACTGGCGCCCGTCCTCCTGGTCCTGTGCCGCGTCCTGCAGGGCATCTCGGCGGCCGGCGAACAGGCGAGCGCCAACTCCATGTCGCTGGAACACGCGCCGCCGGACAAACGCGGCTTCTTCACCAGCTTCACCCTCAGCGGCACCCAGGGCGGCCAGCTGCTCGCCACCCTGGTGTTCATCCCGGTCGCCGCGATGCCCGAGGACCAGCTGCTCGCCTGGGGCTGGCGCATCCCGTTCTGGATGAGCATCGCGGTCGCCGTCGTCGGTTACGTCATCCGCCGCACCCTGGAGGAGACACCGACCTTCACCCAGCAGGCCGCCACCGAGGGCGTCGCGAAGATGCCCCTCGCCGTGCTGATGCGCGAGCACTGGGCGGACGTCCTGCGGGTGGTCGCGGCCGCCCTGGTCGCCTCGGTCAGCACGATCTTCACGGTGTGGGCGCTGGCCTACGCGACCAGTGACGCGGTCGGTATGGACCGCACGTCCATGCTGTGGGTGGGCGCGCTCGCCAACCTCGTCGCGCTCGGCGCGATCCCGCTGTGGGCCACCCTGTCCGACCGCATCGGCCGCCGCCCGGTCTTCCTGATCGGCGCCGCGGGCAGCGGCGTACTGATGTTCCTCTACCTGTGGGCGATCTCCACGGGCTCGTACCCGCTGATCCTGGTCCTCGGCATCGTCACCTTCGGTGTCGTCTACAGCGCCGCGAACGGTGTCTGGCCGTCGTTCTACGGCGAGATGTTCTCCACCCGGGTCCGTCTGTCGGGCATGGCCATCGGCACGCAGATCGGCTTCGCGGTGGCCGGTTTCGCGGTGACCTTCGCCGCGCAGATCGCGGGCCCCGACGGTGACGACTGGCTGTCCGTGGCCCTGTTCACGGCCGCGCTGTGTGTCCCGCCGGTGATCGCGGCGCTCACTGCCCGCGAGACGCACAAGGTCCCGACGGAACAGCTGGGCGAGCGGACACGCCAGGAGTCACCGGACGTACTCAGCCCCTCCGGCGTCTGA